The Planctomycetota bacterium genome includes a region encoding these proteins:
- the aroA gene encoding 3-phosphoshikimate 1-carboxyvinyltransferase: MPERYPHGLPARSRNLARTLITMSDATWTSDPLQGPIDATVTVPGSKSLTNRALVLAALSTGRCKLTGVLFADDTRHMLDNLGRLRLKLDIDEPAKTVTVDAPASEDFASNDIELFCGNSGTTIRFLSALLAAVGQARFKLDGVQRMRERPAGPLAMLLNDLAGTNEPAVGYAPESEGYPPLHVNGSGISGGSIRYAAGQTLSSQYLSAALMVAPYARQEVRVELDGMQASWPYVQMTMRLMDLFGITPEVELDEREERPEAVIVPRGRYVRSQYHIEPDASAASYFLGLAAIHPGSRITLPGLGTDSLQGDARFAELLRRMHCHVTQTRDETVLVGPERLEGIEADLSLMPDCAQTLAVVALFASGPTTMHGLKTLRVKETDRVAALQTELSKLGADVTIDESAGDVSMTIIPPPRVRRASIATYDDHRMAMSFALASTRRKGIVIEDPGCVSKTYPGFFDDLESLFAATART, encoded by the coding sequence ATGCCAGAACGCTACCCGCACGGCCTGCCAGCCCGAAGTCGCAATCTCGCTCGTACGCTCATCACGATGTCGGACGCGACCTGGACGAGTGACCCGCTGCAAGGACCGATCGACGCGACGGTGACGGTCCCCGGCAGCAAGTCTCTGACGAATCGTGCCCTCGTTCTGGCGGCTCTGTCGACGGGTCGTTGCAAACTGACTGGCGTCCTCTTCGCCGACGACACCCGGCACATGCTCGACAACCTCGGCCGCCTTCGGCTCAAGCTCGACATCGATGAGCCGGCCAAAACGGTCACCGTCGACGCCCCGGCCAGCGAGGACTTTGCGTCGAACGACATCGAGCTTTTTTGTGGCAACTCCGGCACGACGATCCGTTTCCTCTCGGCACTGCTTGCGGCCGTGGGACAGGCGCGGTTCAAGCTCGACGGTGTCCAGCGGATGCGCGAACGCCCAGCCGGACCGCTGGCAATGCTCCTCAACGATCTCGCTGGAACGAACGAGCCTGCAGTTGGCTACGCGCCAGAGAGCGAGGGCTACCCGCCGTTGCACGTCAACGGGAGCGGAATCTCGGGCGGCTCGATTCGCTACGCAGCAGGACAGACGCTCTCGAGCCAGTATCTCTCCGCCGCGCTCATGGTCGCTCCCTACGCACGGCAGGAAGTTCGCGTCGAACTCGACGGAATGCAGGCCAGCTGGCCATACGTGCAGATGACGATGCGACTCATGGACCTTTTCGGCATCACGCCCGAGGTCGAACTCGACGAGCGCGAAGAACGCCCCGAAGCCGTGATCGTCCCGCGCGGCCGGTACGTGCGGTCGCAGTACCACATCGAACCCGACGCCAGCGCCGCCAGCTACTTCCTCGGCCTGGCCGCGATCCACCCCGGCAGTCGGATCACACTGCCGGGTCTGGGCACCGACAGCCTGCAGGGCGACGCGCGGTTTGCCGAGCTGCTCCGCCGCATGCACTGCCACGTCACGCAGACGCGCGACGAGACGGTCCTTGTCGGCCCCGAACGGCTCGAAGGCATCGAGGCCGACCTGTCGCTCATGCCCGACTGTGCCCAGACGCTCGCCGTCGTCGCGCTCTTCGCCTCTGGACCCACGACGATGCACGGCCTCAAAACGCTGCGGGTCAAAGAGACCGATCGCGTCGCCGCCCTCCAGACGGAGCTGTCGAAGCTCGGTGCCGACGTCACGATCGACGAGTCCGCCGGCGACGTCTCGATGACGATCATCCCACCGCCACGGGTTCGTAGGGCCAGCATCGCCACCTACGACGACCACCGCATGGCCATGAGCTTCGCCCTGGCCTCCACCCGCCGAAAGGGCATCGTCATCGAAGACCCGGGCTGCGTCTCCAAGACCTACCCCGGCTTCTTCGACGATCTGGAGAGTCTGTTTGCAGCGACTGCTCGAACGTGA